From the Papaver somniferum cultivar HN1 chromosome 2, ASM357369v1, whole genome shotgun sequence genome, the window ctggagttttgaagctttattttttaatccatatgtattgatagttttgtcattaaaattgacaaagtgggagattgttagagcattgcttggtggAACTCACAattgtttttatctcaagcttgttgtcaaatttagttgtcaaaactatatcttgattccaagtctacatttagtcagggatcggattaggatataagtgcGTAATTGAGAATCggatatcactgcgttctacagtttgaaggcgaagatcaacaggaTCTTTGGATaacttcaacatcaaaaggtaagtgaagactgaaacacatatatctcaagttttcacctttctatctttgagacaCTATCGCATGACTAAATTCAGACAatacatgcataatagaaatttcgagttaagtttaatatcttctcgaaatatgactatataagcttaagaacatctgttcatacttgatgaatttggtttagaACAATTTGTTATTTATaacctaattatgattcaagatttaattatttgaaaatagcctggaacagtgatatgtttcattgatgttattcgggaatgtttcatatattattagagagatatataaCTACTTTTAATCTGGATataagacaatatgcataccatctgtgtttaaggttcttaaatgtttaggattgaaaatagtagttcggaatgtttggacttcatggtacacataccatgtatgcataccatcattgaaaatcaaaatccatggattttagttcgcgtacccgtttgcatactgctccaggtcatgaaaattcttTTGCAAATCGGTATAAGTCCATAtccgtagtacatgtacccaatACGCGTACCGGCGTAACTATAGTTCATAAGCgactttttggtatgcatacccggtagGCATACCATCAAAAGTATGTTGAATTGTACCTAGAGTCTAGACTCACCATTTACACGTGACATTGTTTCTCATAAGGATTTTACCACCTTCTCTAGGTTGATAAGTAATAAACCATTCTCTATAAGGACACATATGAAAGTACAACCGGAATCAAGAATCCACTCACTATTCAAGCTTTCGTGATAAACCGTAAGAATCGTACGATCATAACTTTCTTATTCAACATTTGATGCAGTGCCTTGGTTTGTATTTTATTTCAGTATTATTCCTTTCCCTTCTAACTTACAGTGAAAGCATATGAATTTACTTAGACTTATACCTTGATTTACTACTATCTAAACCACCCTTTTGCTTCGATCTTCCTCTTACAAACAATCAATCTCTCGAAACCTTTCTACCATCGATATCGACCTTCTTTAACTCCTTAGAGTTTAATGTCGCTTTAGTGTCTTCCATGGAAATTGTAGTTTTTCCATACATTACAATATCACCAAAGTTTTTATAAGATTGTGGTAAGGAACAAAGCAAGCCTAATACTTGTTCGTCATCTTCAATTTTCACATCAATATTTGCCAAATACATACAAGAGAGTTTAATTTACTTTTTCGCCATTATAGACCACTCCCACCCGGGTACTAATTTGTTAGATCAAGTAGTGCAATCCAGAACAAGCAATCAACatatgaaataaataaataaaatcaatgtAAGTCACCCACACACAACACAAGATTTATAATGGTCGATCAAGATGGTCTACATCTACTTGCGAAGATGACGAAATGATGCCACTATGATCAAAACAAGATTACAAAGATTACACTCAAGAACCCTAGCCTCTTTTGTGCCTCACATTCTCTTAAGATCTAATTCTCTCACTACAAGAGGAAACTCGTTTTCATATTATCCTATGACAGGTTACAAGGGACATTATTGGATAGTTGGGCCAAAGAAATAAGCAAAGCCCAAATAAACTTTTAAACTCAGTATTCAAgcttggctaaattggggcctataactacatgacaaaatagggtcactaagaagtaattcatagaaaccccttaACCAATTATTTTTCAAATGGCTAatttacccctgattaattagtgctTAATTCAGGTGATTAGTGGTAAAATATCTTGTTAGATGTGAAACTAATCTGTGTTAATGAATCATTTGAACAtgaaaaattttgaaattttgaaattttttaaagaacaccaactcagaatcggtatatgttgtCATTAATATCAACTGATTGTAACCTCAAAAACATACAGAACTTGCTtatacccagaatcggtttatatagacatgaaaatcaaccgattatccagAATTGGTTTatatgggcatgaacataaaccgattgtggataaatatattttttttatctgtgaattatgtgttgttaaacatcaaatagaattaaaattcattctatactcgagttaagaatgagtatgaCTTCCTACTCGGTTTCAAATCGTTTAAGAAGTTGTACTCGTTTTCAATTCGATTATAAAGTTATACTCGTTTTAAATTGGAGTACAAAGTTATACTCATTTTAAAATTGGGTAAAATCATatagttttcattttcatttgtaatCGAAATGcaatcgagtatgatttcatcctcattttatgatcgagtttaattaaaaaaaatttggttaaccagaatcggtttacacgatacatatataaaaactGATTCCTGACATTGAAtaacaggaatcggtttataaaaatgatcatgtaatccgattctaaaaaaaaaatacacagaaaAATTCCATACCAGAATCGGCTATGTGGGCattaacgtaaaccgattctggttcaatttcctccaacCAGAATGCCATCCAGGACAAACGGTCTTTGTGGGTATAAACAACAACCGTTTCTAAAtgaaatcggtttacaagtgcattGACGTAGACCGATTGTTATAAACCCAAAAAACTTTGATTTAAAAATATTGGATTGTTTGAGTGATTACATGTTATTGAAACCTATTCTAGGGGATTGGGTTAAATAGAAAAATATATGATTCGAGTTAAACGAAAAATTACCCATTTTAGTGAATTTGGTGATTATCGATAATGTTTTCATTTGATTTTGAAttcttaattttgatggaaatggaaatgattttgatttgatttagttctttttttttgttaggatTTAATGAGGATAAATTAGTAGTATTGAAATTTTATAGAGGGTAAAATGGTATCTCATCAAACTTAGATACTCCTTATCATTCTCTATGGGGTGGATGAAAAAATTCATAAGCCCCAATTAATCACCAtaagccccaatttagccaggtattCAAGGCATACATAGCAAGGGACCATTGTACTCTACAAGTACAAGATGTGTGTCACGGTGCGTGTAATGATTTGAGAATTGGCCGTGCCTAAAACTTTGAAGGATGCGCTGAAATTGGCCGAAGTACACCATTGTACTCTACAAGTACAAGATGTGTGTCACGGTGCGTGTAATGATTTGAGAATTGGCCGTGCCTAAAACTTTGAAGGATGCGCTGAAATTGGCCGAACTACACCATCGTACcagaaacttctattattagtcttaATACTGAACCTGAAATTGGCCGTGCCTAAAACTTTAAAGGCGGCCATCAATCAAGGAGGAGGAGGAGACACTGCCATGACTCCAGGTTTATCGTTCCTAAATGGTTTCAATTGAAATCATAAAGAAGGACAAACCTGGAGTCATGGCAGTGTCTCCTCCCTTGATTGATGGCCGCAGAAACTTGACATAAAGTGGGTCGCAGAAATTTGAGACTCAGAGCCATATTTTTTCGTTGCACGTAATCTTGATTATTATCAGCTTTCGTCGCTGTTTTATGGAAAATTTTGTAAGGAAAATTATTGAGCTTAATTTGCAAAACAATGACAGTCTGTGGCTTGCAAAAATTATAAACACTGACAGTCTGTGGCCGGTTTCGCAGCGCTTAGGTTAGGTTGTCTGACTGACTTTGATGTCAGGGTAACATACAGTAATTTTGCCCCAATTTCAGTTGATTTTAAATTtcataagagaaaaaaaaattaagcaaATTCAGATCTATATTTATTAATGGCCTCATTAAAACAGATGAAAAATTTTAGGATCTAAAGATTTGAGACGAATaaatcaaaaaccctaatctAATACCTAAACACGTTTATTACTTTTGGTTCCATTAGTCTTGGACGACCCATTAGCCTGCTTCTTGTCAGAAACCTGCTTagtttcttcttccacatccttTTTGGGAGCGTTAAAATCCTTATAAAACCTCCTTTCGCCGCGTCGATCATCAGTATGTACTGGATTAGAACGACCCATCAAATTGACACATATTTTAAACGAAACATAAGCATCTAAACAAGCATATTCAACCTGATTATCAGTTAAGAAACCATTATCCCAGTGGCTCAACTGGATATCTCTTCTCTTCCGTAATTCTTGGCTGAGAACAGCGTTTGACAAATTCCTCAGCCCATCTTTGTATAGCCAACTTTCTCTATACTCTTTGACTGTAGTGGTGAGTTTAAAAGCAGCCAAACTGCCAAGTTCTTCGGTTCTAGCAACATTCAAACCATGATCAGTCCAAAGCTTGTGCGCATCTCCATCGATTCCAGCTCCAACAAAGGTAAACTTCTCATTACCAAGAAAATCAGCAAGCGAATCAGGAATGTGATCGCAACACAAGATCTGAAATATGAGACACCGTTTTAACGTACACAGTTGCAAAACAGCAACCGGGTTTCTTGTGCTATTATCTCTTATCCGTCTCCACTCGATATCAAGACCCACAACAAGATTATTCAATTTACTGGGGAAATCGCTGTAGATGCTGGCAATCCATCGATCCACCACAGAAGCTGTATGAGTAACAGTTGTTTGGATTTTATCTTTGTGAAAATACACGGTGTATTCATGATGTGTAGATTTAGTCTTATCAACAACTTTGATAGATGATAATGGTACATTATCACCACCGTTCTGGCTGTTGCTGCCATTAGTACTACTGTTGCTGCTCATCTGATCACTCCACTTCTTGGGATCAGCGATAGAAAGACCAGACAAGCCATTCTGAACTTTCTGAACTGATGAGCCATTCTGAACTTTCTGAACTGCTGATCCTCCTGCCATGGTTTAAGTTAAAAAAAACAGAATTTCTGAAGAATTAATGTAAATAAAACTGAATAAATCAGAGCCAAAGAGAGAGGCGAGAATTGAGAAAGTCTAGTGTATTGTATAGAGTTTGGTGTGTTGAAACGGTAGAAAGAGTAGGTTATTTATGTGCGCAAAAGACTTGGCGACCAAGCATTGTAACTTCCcaaattaaggaaaacaaaacctagtATAATTAGGAGTGATATTAGCGTTCAGTATTAAGACTAACAATAGAAGTTTCTGGTATCTTAGACCGATCGAACTTTCTGGAATACTTCATGGGTAAAATCGTCTTGGCAGGTGATTAGTGGCGTGGTAATTCTTTACGTGTTATTACTTTGTTTTAGGGACGTAAATTCGGGCAGGTCAGGCAGTccggcccaaaaactaagacaggccgggcatgCCAGGTTTAATATTTGCGAGTCCGTAAAAGAATGTGGAAATTGTATAAATACTTTCCTTTTCATGGATTTCACAAATACCCTTATCCATCAATAATCATACCCCTCATCTTCTAAAATGTAATCCATTTAATTTTGAATCATACAAATATCCtttcaatattaataaaaatttagATGAAAGTCATTTCATTTATTATCTCACATGCTGgaagtggtggtgatggtgatgccggcgatggaggtggtggtgccaccagatttgggatcaacttttgttgttgataccagatttggatcaacttttgttgttgatacCAGATTTTGGTGTCAACTTGGGTTGTTGACACGTAATCGTGACCTAACTAATTTCCgaattttcaatttttgtaaAAACTTGGGTTGTTGACACCGGATATgatatcaactttggttgttgacaccaaaatttggtgtcaacttcggttgttgatccGAAAATCCGGATCAACTTCGATTGTTAATACAAAAATCTGAACCTATTGTTATCAACTTGGCGCCAACGGTGGTGGATTTGTAGGAGATGGTGGTCGCAATTGCGGTGGCGGTGATGACGATGAGTTGTGGTGGAGTTGTGATGGTGGAATGTTGGTGATGGTtgtgaagtggtggtggtggtggtgatggttgtggagtggtggtggcagtgaattGCCGTCGGTGGAGTTGGAGGATTACTAAAATAGTTATGTGTTTGGTAAATTATTGTTTTttgaaaaagaatttttttttatgtgtaaTAGATTACTAAAATAGTTTATTTTTCAAAGGATAAGCTTTATATATAAGAGGAGGGGTatctattccattatataaagggAACTGTCCCTTGAATAGTAACTTGAAGCTGCACAttattttggactattttgcCCCTATATCACTCATTCAAAAAAATGTGTAAAAATAAAATTGAGGATATATTGGTAATTTAGTTTATTAACAGGAAAGAAAAAGTTGACTACGTTGAAAACGGACCCAGACAGAGTTGAATGAAGCCAATTCTTCTTACACGTGCATTTGCACGTGCCGAATATTCTAATATTTATAATGTGATAGGGGTATTTTTGAAGGGTTCCAAAACCaagggtatttaattaatataccctAAAAAAAATTCAGGCCGGACATGCCGGGTAAAAGTAGATCATTTGCTATCCAAAGTCCGCCCAAAGCGCGCTTTTTATACGGACAGGCCAGATCGGGTCGGACAGGCCattgttttgaaaatatttttttgttaaaactttttaaattttcaaatggatggtattaaatttatttatttttaatacaatatcaTTTTCTTTTTAACATTGCATATCATAAGTGATGGTATTatgttatatttaaattacaatgacaaatttCTTATTTTAGCTAAtaataaatactccctccgtcctagtttacttgccaaaataggattttgcaaaaacttggaacaaattcaaattacttccacatacaccatcaatctttcaaATCATTTGTTTAATATACACGTTTTTGTAtcctagtttttatttctttcttgataattagataattttagtgggaaatatagtaattttttggtacacttttgttaaaaaaaactcaattttggcAAGTAAAGTAGGACGGAGGGTGTAATTAATTAGAGTAGAATAAACTTtttaaataagaaaatatattaccattaatgttttgaaaagattAATCTTAAGTAAAACCAACTATATATTTTACTTTTATAGATAcacaattgacaattataaaatggtaaattttaagtctttttaagaggatactaAATGACTGATGGTATAAAGAAGGCTTTCAGgtcgggcaccaggccgggtatcaggccgggaatcataattaattgcaaagcccAAGCCCGTCCAATAAATTAATACAGGCCAAGAAAGGCGGCCCgcgacgggccataacaggctttgggctacttcgggtacaggcatgccaagtattttcgggtattatttgcACCCCTACTTTGTTTAAAGGGTAATTTAAGACTAAAAGTTTAATTTTGTACAAGGAAATGGATTCCTCAAGgccaaaagagaatttcgaaCCACTCATTTAAAGATACTACGATACTCTTCAAGGTTGGAAAGTAAAGTTGTTATAACAAGCGGGCTGGACAGCTTTAGTCCAATCAATTTTCCAAGCCTACCCAATGTATCAGATGTAGATGCTAGCCTTTCCAAAAGAAACTCTAGATAAGCTTGATAAAATTCAAAGAGATTCTTGGTGGAAGAAAGATAAGCCCAAAGGAAAATGTGGTTATATAAAAGCATGGAAGGGTGTAAACCGAAATCGCAAGGaggattaggaattaaaaatccTCACAATTTCAATATAACCATGCTAATGAAGCTAGCTAAGGTCTTAATATTATAAAAGGAAATTTTGTCTGGAAAGTAAAAGATGGATCTAATACGAAGATCTAGGAAGGCAGTTATATCCCGAATACGGAGATAATAAATAAACCAAGCGATAGAGGTGATCCTATGCCTCAAAAAGTTCAAGAGCTAATAAATATAAACGGTTCCTGGGATATTGGGAAAACTTGACGAGTACTTTACACCAGAAATTAAGGAATTTTTATAGAAATTACCCCGAACAAAGATAAAAGAGATCGGATTAGATGGAGGCACCATATTTCTGGGAAGTTCACGATGATAGTTACTTACAACTATCTTATCAATAGAAATATTAATAATGAGGAGGATATTGATTTCCCATGGAAAAATCTTTGGAATACTATTCCTCGGATAAGACTATTTATTTGGAATTTGGTTCAAAAAGCAATTCTGACCAATAACAGACTAGCAGCTCACAACCCAGAAATCTCTCCTGAGTGTCCTTTATGTGATAATCAAATGTCGGAAACAGAATAATATCTTTTTAGAAAATTTCATTTCGCTAGATCGATTTGTTTGTCTGCAATTTGAACATGGTTAACTCACAGATTAACACGGATTCAATTGTTAAGTGGGTTGAAATTTGGATATacgatcctaaattcgcaaaattatgtgaacaaattgcaaaaatcatctggTTTTTATGGAAATATAGATGTGAATTAATTTTTAGAAAAACCAACCCAGATCCATATTCATTAATTCAACAAATTAAGAATTTCATACAGAATAACcatacaatgaagagaaaatcaaCAAAGGTATTCAGTAAATGAAAGCAACTAAACCTGCTTGGAATAATCTCAAAATGGATTGAATAATTTTTACACATGCGTCGTTTAATAAGGAGAACTTATCCATGGGTTATGCCTCCATTCTATATTCGATCAAACAAGAAGCTTTTATGCACCTTTCTGCAGGTTCAGATTCGGCGTCCTCGGCTTTACATGCAGAAGAAAAATCCCTCTTAAATGCCTTAAAATGGCTagaagacaatattctctctagTGTTGTTATTTCTACAGATTGTAAAGTTCTGGCGAATAGCATTTTAGAAAAAGGAACATATACTTCATGCGCAACAGAGAATACTATAGAAGAAACAAACTCTACTCTAGGAAGACTACCACAAGCTAAGGTAAAATTTATAAATAGAGAAGCTTCAGTGGAAAAATAAGCAAGGATCAAAAGACTACAAGACATGTGGAAACATTTGCATCAACAAGTGCAAAAGAAAGTATTATTTCTAACATTTTCggaaaaaatgaaattgtagacCTTCTATATTATATTGCTTATTTAATATAAtctctttttctaaaaaaaaaagaaagagattcCTTAGGGCAGTTCCTATAGTAATAGGAAAATGATTCCTTAATGTATCCAGAAAATAATACTAGTAACAAGCTAAATAGGTTTCGTTGTTATTATAGGACAAGGATATATACCGAGTAGTATTAGTATACTTATTTAACCTATAAATGCAAGCTATTAACCCATCAACCACATCCCATACTCTGGTAAGCTATTAGTCAAAATTTCTCTCTGCGCTAGCATCATTTACACAATTTTATTCTCTTATGCTCATCTttaatcaaaatcatcattcagtccccactttttttttttttgaaggaatggTTTCATTAACGAAGAACTTGGTTTATGTTTTTCTGATGTTTTCCCTTCTCCCACTTACAATTGCTTCCCAAGACAACAAGGTATGCAAGTTTAACGCTATATACCAGTTTGGAGACTCCATCTCTGACGCTGGAAACTTGATTCGCGAAGGTCCTATTGGTTCAAGGTCTTATGCTGCTCGCTATCCTTATGGAGAGTCCTTCTTCCGTAGAGCCACTGGTCGTTTTTCCGATAGCCTTTTGATGATTAACTACTTCGTAAGTGTCAATCGCAGCCCCTTCTTTTAAGTTTCTTGCAGGTAATATTTTCAAACATTGTTGTTGGAGATTAGATACTACTAGTAAAATTgcatgatatttttttctcttgtttttttctACAGCTACGGCTCATGGTCTTCCACTTCTGAACTCTTATTTGGAAAGTGGCGTTTTGTTTCATCAGGGAGTGAATTTTGTTGTAGCCAGAAGAACAACCCTTCCTCCCTCATTTTTCAGAGAAAGGAACATTCACGTTCCTTCCACTGATAGTCATCTTAATGAAAATTTTTATTGGTTTCAGAGACATCTCAACTCTTCCTGCCATactgttggaaaaattgttgaaatatgcctgcaaaacaatcaaaaaatacaaacaaaattatgttatggctgagtcgcggactaggtcgctttctttaagaagTGTCATGGATCTGCCCAATATTGTTCAAGCGGTTATTCAATGTCTCGtcgtctccaggataaaacaaccgagttcaatctcttacacaatcactcttgcacgatgagaggatgtgaaacttctacacttcattcttgctcagaaacacatttagaaaaatcaaggatgatcatacacttgtttttctttctaacacaaatttatttttctttaaaactcaTGAACATAAAAGAAAACTTTCCATGATAAAAAGGCTTCTAAAACTCTTGTTATTCTTTTTcataaaaatatgatttttaataaacaaagaaataaatataATCTTAAATGAAAAACATTATTAAGATGTTAATTAACATCATTAACTCATTcaagaaaaaatggtttttgacgttaactcaaaaaaaaattaagatgaagaataattttcatattaaaaccattttaatgagacactaatttattgttgaataaataatgtttttaaaacatatagtattcccaacaatcccccacttatatttttcaaaacatttAGCAATAACGTacagagttgtgcataagcaaaggtgtctcgcgacttgaacctttacatagtgtgttaataggctctcttaaaatctgaccatagagtgaacataagtattaaactctaggagataaaaagattgcttaacacacacgactatactagtgtaaagtctaaatcCAGCAGATTACGGCCCTGTGATATCCCGgttttaatgaatgatctagagaactgcccatattctcaaagaaagcggccacacttttacattcgtataggtgagtttatcagtactcctgaaagtaccccactctaagtagagatataaacatcattaagagtttaaaaattaaaaattaaaattaaactcaacctcTACTCGATTCAGGATATCATGCagtgggatgaattcttcaaaagcataATTCTCGCATCTCCATATTATCTATGACTTGGTGTCCCATTTGAACCTGTATTTTGGGATCTCACTCCATAGGTAAAGGTTACCATTTTGAACCTACTTTTGAGATCTTGAGTTATAGGTTGGTAACCGCATCATAAATAACTCAATCTCAATGATTCTATCATTtatgacttcgtctagtccctttgaacctatttctaggttgggtatccatcacaaaatgactcaaTCTTAATGGGCATCAccctcatccctaagatgtattcacatcttcttatcaatcctttTGTCAAAGGACTAATAAAAATTCTTTTCAGACACTATATAAAATCAACTCTTATAGTTGTCATTACGTTCTCAATTcatgcaatagccgcggtaccatcacattggattaatatgtctgTTACTTTATTTATTAGAGGATTGAATCGCtccatcccttaaaggattcaactAAAAGGATGTCTAATCATCTTCGCAATAGCCTTAAAGGATTtcggtaaccatttagatagtgtatgTCTAGGTTTAAggtgtgtttgaaacacctcataactttctcaatattttaccaattttccatactcgGGTTGGTAAATTTAAATATAAAACCCCCATTGCGAAGTAATATATTAAACCTccactacaaaaaatacttatacATAGTCAATCACTTAGCAAAGAAACATAAtgagctaccatactcatgtctagtgcaatcatacacaatctcaaaagcattagcactaaaccaaatgGTTGAAAACTAATTTACagtcagactatatatatttttatctCTTTTAAAATTCTAATTTTATAGAAATTAAATAGatccaaagaaataaaaaattcatttcaaaaacatacaccatcttcacccaagtctttcatgtcaaatagtaaactaagcatgttctcaatttcattttcatcctataagttgGAATAAAAATTCAATAAATAACCTATGCATACAAAATaaagagtattgtgcatttcactttcatcaattctgaaatcattcgaATGAATCATAAATTATTTTAAAGTTgttttcagaatataaatgataactTATCCAACTTATATGCTTTCTTGTATTGTAGAAACTACacagttttccatgcttggtttacatatattctcatctttaacttacacaaaagtatatatttctacttatgactataacaaatcatacaccatagaaacaacatcaacaaaacaagcatgtaagttaaTTAGCGACATGAATGCAAGTGTCGACAAAATTTTGTTTGCTTGTCTAAAGATAATAGGTTCATGgatttatttttcaaaagattAAATTTTTTTGAATGAGTAAAGTTACTTTTTTATGAGAAGTTATCTTCTaaattataagcaacaaaatatccATGACTACATTTTAGTCTCACTAtacatatgttttttttttaaggatcgttcatcttcatttttctagttcctctatTTTTAAATCAAAGCTGTTAAATCATACGatatggaacccccactatttttttgactcaaacaagaattttaaaacaatatacaaagttcaaaaatAGTGAAAAGCTAATGAACCAATGATTTAAATCCAAGACGTTTTACACAATATAGAggataaaaattcaaacaattttcataaAGTCCATATCTCCTAATTCACGACTC encodes:
- the LOC113353630 gene encoding Werner syndrome ATP-dependent helicase homolog; the encoded protein is MAGGSAVQKVQNGSSVQKVQNGLSGLSIADPKKWSDQMSSNSSTNGSNSQNGGDNVPLSSIKVVDKTKSTHHEYTVYFHKDKIQTTVTHTASVVDRWIASIYSDFPSKLNNLVVGLDIEWRRIRDNSTRNPVAVLQLCTLKRCLIFQILCCDHIPDSLADFLGNEKFTFVGAGIDGDAHKLWTDHGLNVARTEELGSLAAFKLTTTVKEYRESWLYKDGLRNLSNAVLSQELRKRRDIQLSHWDNGFLTDNQVEYACLDAYVSFKICVNLMGRSNPVHTDDRRGERRFYKDFNAPKKDVEEETKQVSDKKQANGSSKTNGTKSNKRV